The Leptospira harrisiae sequence CAATTTCCGTAATACTTTCTACGGGATAATGATCCAAAATCAGTTTCACAGTAAAGGCATTGTATGCGTTGATTAAAAAACTTATTTTTTCTTTTTCGTTGAATCCTTGGTATTGCGCCTCGCTCACTTTAGAAAGAGATTCAAGATATTGTTTAAAGGAACCTTCTTCAGACTGAATTCCTTTATAGGAAACAAGTCCGTTCTTCACATTTTTCTTAAGGATAGAATCCCAAACAGAATGTTTATGATCAAAACTTTGGCCAAAAGCCCCTTGCCATAATCCAATACAAAGAAATGTAAAGAGAAATTGTTTCATAATGACCACCCGTTAACTTAGACTGACCTAATTTAATTTACGAACGAGATTTTTTACGATAAACTATTCAAATAACGACTGATCCCTTGGATCACTGGTGCTGGAATTTCATGACCGCCATTAAAAGCGATGAATTCACCTAAAAGTCCCGCATTTCGAAGTAACTTCTCTAATTTTTTTGCGTTCGCATAACCAAGAATAGGATCAAATTCTCCATGTGATTGAAAAAATCGTAAAATGGATTTTTTTGGGGCCAATTCATTCCAAAGAGATTCGTTGACAAGTGCCCCCGATAGGATCATGAGTCCCTTGGATATTTCTTCTGTTCGAAGCGTTAAGTCTGTAGCAAGCATAGCACCTTGGGAAAATCCACCTAAAATCAATTGGTTCCAAGGAACCCCAAGAGCATCTAACATTAAATAAGCGGCTTGACGAGCGACATCCATCCCTTCAGGGTCTTTGTCCGCGAAATTTCGAAAATCATTTTTTCGAATGGCTTCTTCTAATGCGACCGTATCAATCGGGAACCAGGCACGACCTGAATAACCAGGCATCAGAGGTACACTTAAATGCCCATGTGGGAAAACCCAATTGAATTTTTGGTCTGTGACTAAAACTTCATGGATAGGATACAAATCGAAAGCACTGGCTCCATAACCGTGAAACATAACTACAGTCGGTGCATCTGAGTCTCCCTTGACTCGAAGTACTTCCAAAGGTCCGAGAGATTCTAATTCGTTTTCATTATCTAACATAGTTTATCCGAAGAGTGAAGGTTGATCCTCATTTTTTGTATCAGAAGGAAAGTTGGTCACAGAAATTCCTAAAAGTCTTATTTTCTTCATTGGTTCTGTGTTTTCCTTCCATGCTGTTGCCAATAGATTCGAGGATTGTTGGAAAAGGTTGTCTGCCAAGTAGAAAACTGATTCGGAAGAAATAGATTTTTGTTTCACTGTAAAATCTTCATATTTGATTTTTAAGGTCAGCGTTTTTCCTTGTTTATTTTTCCGACCCATCCGCAATTCTAGTTCTTTAGATAAATTCTCTAATGTGAGTAACAAATAAGCAAAATCATCAGAGTCATGTGAAAATGTTGTCTCCACTCCAATAGATTTGGGATCGCGAAAAGGAACCACTTCCCGATCATCAAGCCCTCTGGCCATCCGATAAAAGACGGCACCCATTTTTCCAAATTCCCCAACTAAAAATGACTCCTCTGCTTTTC is a genomic window containing:
- a CDS encoding alpha/beta hydrolase, with the translated sequence MLDNENELESLGPLEVLRVKGDSDAPTVVMFHGYGASAFDLYPIHEVLVTDQKFNWVFPHGHLSVPLMPGYSGRAWFPIDTVALEEAIRKNDFRNFADKDPEGMDVARQAAYLMLDALGVPWNQLILGGFSQGAMLATDLTLRTEEISKGLMILSGALVNESLWNELAPKKSILRFFQSHGEFDPILGYANAKKLEKLLRNAGLLGEFIAFNGGHEIPAPVIQGISRYLNSLS